The region ACGGGGAACATTCATTGCCGACGGCATCCATGGCCAAGCCGAGCGGACCATCGATCGCGTTCACCTGGTCGTCAACAATACCTATCTCGCCACCGAAGGGATGATGGCGGACGGAGTGATTGTCGGCATTCAAAGTGTGCTGCCGCATGCCGAGATCGAATTCAATCACCTGCCCGGCAGTGACGATACAGCCTGGGTTTCGGAACTGATCGCCAAAACGGCTCGCTCGCAACAAGCGGAAGGATTCGTGCTTGCCCGTTCGTCGCTGACATCGCAGCGGCTATTTCAAGCGAGCGGCCTGCCGACGGTCATTTTCGGTTCGCGGTTTCCTTCCATTCAAGCATTGCCGTCGATCGATCGCGACCACGTCGAAGCTGGTCGACTGCTGACGACGAAACTGTTCGAGCAAGGGGTTCGCCGCTTGGGCGTACTCATGCGAAGCCAAGTCCTGCCGGGCGATCATCCCTTCATGGATTCCATCTGGAAAACGGCCGCCGAGCTGGGACTCACGCCGAGCGATTTGACGGTCCGCTTTCTGCCTACCGACGATCAATCGATCCAGCATGCCACGCGTGACTTGATTCACGAACAAGGAATCACCGGGCTCATCTGCCGATCGCAACCACTTGCCGAATCGGCCGCTAAGACCATTAAAGCATCCAAACAGAAGAAGCTGCAATCGATTCCGATTGTCGTTTCCGATGTCTACAGCCGGAATCAGGCCAAGCTCCCATGGCCTTCAATCCGTACCGTCGATTCG is a window of Bremerella sp. TYQ1 DNA encoding:
- a CDS encoding GntR family transcriptional regulator translates to MDSSTTPRVIQLADQIMADIATRGLQSGDPYLGTAEAARMLGVSTTSANRAMQLLVQRNILSRRQKRGTFIADGIHGQAERTIDRVHLVVNNTYLATEGMMADGVIVGIQSVLPHAEIEFNHLPGSDDTAWVSELIAKTARSQQAEGFVLARSSLTSQRLFQASGLPTVIFGSRFPSIQALPSIDRDHVEAGRLLTTKLFEQGVRRLGVLMRSQVLPGDHPFMDSIWKTAAELGLTPSDLTVRFLPTDDQSIQHATRDLIHEQGITGLICRSQPLAESAAKTIKASKQKKLQSIPIVVSDVYSRNQAKLPWPSIRTVDSSETIGAHLAEALVQQAQGHSPEDAIKRLPVEFNDPAS